A window of the Streptomyces sp. Ag109_O5-10 genome harbors these coding sequences:
- a CDS encoding HAD family phosphatase: protein MSEGTATRPAAFVFDLDGTLVDSVYQHVIAWQQALSEMGIGLAVWRVHRRIGMSGGLLVRAVMRETGVRLTPKEADELQGAHHRHFEGWTNAIRPLPGAAELLRTLTDRGVPWTIATSAHRDDATPMFEKLAVPPEVPTVTREGVSRAKPDPDLFLAGAARLGVPARDCVVVGDSVWDLLAARRAEALGVGLLSGGYGQDELERAQAFRVYADPLDLLEHIDELGVRDAHGA from the coding sequence ATGTCCGAGGGTACGGCCACCCGGCCTGCGGCGTTCGTCTTCGACCTGGACGGGACCCTCGTCGACAGCGTCTACCAGCACGTCATCGCCTGGCAGCAGGCATTGAGCGAGATGGGCATCGGCCTGGCGGTCTGGCGGGTCCACCGGAGGATCGGGATGAGCGGTGGCCTGCTCGTGCGGGCCGTGATGCGCGAGACCGGCGTACGGCTGACGCCGAAGGAGGCCGATGAACTGCAGGGCGCCCACCACCGCCACTTCGAAGGCTGGACGAACGCCATCCGGCCGCTGCCAGGAGCCGCCGAACTGCTCCGGACGCTGACGGACCGCGGCGTGCCCTGGACGATCGCCACCAGCGCCCACAGGGACGACGCCACACCCATGTTCGAGAAACTCGCCGTGCCGCCTGAGGTGCCGACGGTCACCCGCGAGGGCGTCAGCCGCGCCAAACCCGACCCCGATCTGTTCCTGGCGGGCGCGGCGCGGCTCGGAGTCCCCGCCCGCGACTGTGTCGTCGTCGGAGACAGTGTGTGGGATCTGCTGGCCGCACGGCGGGCGGAGGCGCTCGGAGTGGGGCTGCTGTCCGGAGGTTACGGGCAGGACGAACTGGAGCGGGCCCAGGCGTTCCGGGTGTACGCCGACCCCCTCGACCTGCTGGAGCACATCGACGAACTCGGCGTCCGGGACGCGCACGGCGCCTGA
- a CDS encoding SDR family oxidoreductase: protein MHTVIAGGHGKIARRLTRLLSARGDNVTGLIRNPAHADDLRADGAEPVVCDLEQASVDEVTGHLRGADAALFAAGAGPGSGAARKQTVDRNAAILLADAAERAGVRRFLVISAMGVDSPPPPGTDPVFAAYLKAKGEADADIASRPGLDWTILRPGMLTDAPGSGRVRLAEHTDRGQVPRDDVAAVLAALLHEPRTAGRILELISGSTPVEEAVRAVAGG, encoded by the coding sequence ATGCACACGGTGATCGCAGGTGGACACGGAAAGATCGCGCGCCGGCTGACCCGGCTGCTCTCGGCGCGCGGCGACAACGTCACAGGGCTGATCCGCAACCCGGCACACGCCGACGACCTGCGGGCGGACGGCGCGGAACCGGTGGTGTGCGATCTGGAGCAGGCCTCGGTGGACGAGGTGACCGGCCACCTCCGCGGCGCCGACGCGGCACTGTTCGCCGCGGGCGCCGGACCGGGCAGCGGCGCGGCTCGCAAGCAGACGGTGGACCGGAACGCGGCCATCCTCCTCGCCGACGCGGCCGAGCGCGCCGGGGTGCGCCGCTTCCTGGTGATCTCCGCGATGGGCGTGGACAGCCCGCCGCCGCCCGGCACGGACCCGGTGTTCGCCGCCTACCTGAAGGCCAAGGGCGAGGCGGACGCCGACATCGCCTCGCGCCCGGGACTCGACTGGACGATTCTGCGCCCGGGGATGCTGACCGACGCCCCCGGTAGCGGCCGCGTCCGGCTCGCCGAGCACACGGACCGCGGCCAGGTGCCCCGCGATGACGTGGCTGCGGTACTCGCCGCCCTGCTCCACGAGCCCAGGACCGCCGGGCGCATCCTCGAGCTGATCAGCGGGTCCACCCCGGTCGAGGAGGCGGTGCGCGCCGTGGCCGGCGGCTGA
- a CDS encoding general stress protein: protein MTEPARRAVASYSTYQEAERAVDRLVDQGFPVQKIAIIGRDMRLVEQVIGRMGYGDAAFHGAAAGALPGVLIGWIFGLLNWLNPVVSGLLLALYGLIFGAVVGALLGVLLYAAQGGHRDFASVRSIEPSRYDVVADEDVADEAARLVAGLNSWAGTNTASASSRGPRNGPAPS, encoded by the coding sequence ATGACCGAGCCGGCCCGCAGGGCCGTTGCCTCCTACTCCACGTACCAGGAAGCCGAACGCGCCGTGGATCGCCTCGTCGACCAGGGCTTTCCCGTCCAGAAGATCGCGATCATCGGTCGGGACATGCGCCTGGTCGAACAAGTGATCGGTCGAATGGGGTACGGCGACGCCGCCTTCCACGGCGCAGCCGCCGGAGCGCTGCCCGGCGTACTCATCGGCTGGATCTTCGGGTTGCTGAACTGGCTGAACCCGGTCGTCTCCGGTCTGCTCCTCGCCCTGTACGGGCTGATCTTCGGAGCGGTCGTCGGTGCGCTGCTCGGCGTGCTGCTGTACGCGGCGCAGGGCGGCCACCGGGACTTCGCGTCGGTCCGCTCGATCGAGCCCAGCCGGTACGACGTCGTGGCGGACGAGGACGTGGCCGATGAGGCCGCCCGGCTGGTCGCCGGGCTGAACAGCTGGGCCGGCACGAACACGGCGAGCGCCTCCTCCAGGGGCCCGCGCAACGGGCCCGCCCCCAGCTGA
- the dnaK gene encoding molecular chaperone DnaK → MAKAVGIDLGTTNSVIAVWEGGEPSVVPNSEGNRTTPSVVAFTDTGERLVGQLARRQAILNPKGTIYSAKRFIGRHFDEVSDEARAVAYDVVEGEGGAARFKVRDKLYAPEEISALVLRKLADDASKQLGERVTEAVITVPAYFNDAQRTATKDAGRIAGLEVLRIINEPTAAALAYGMDKKEHETVLVFDLGGGTFDVSILDVGDGVVEVRSTAGDSHLGGDDFDRRLVDYLADDFQKDNGIDLRKDPQALQRLFEAAEKAKTELSSVTQTQVSLPFITADASGPKHLTDSIMRSTFEQITGDLVERCLGPVEQAMADAKVGENDIDEVILVGGSTRIPAVQALVRRLTGGKEPNMSVNPDEVVALGAAIQAGVLKGEVKDVLLLDVTPLSLGVETRGGVMTKIVERNTTIPVRRSETFSTAEDNQPAVDVVVLQGERERAADNRALGRFQLTDIRQAPRGEPQVEVTFDIDANGILDVKARDRDTGKEQGITISESSNLDRSEVERMVQEAERNQGQDQALREAVDARNELDAVAYQVEKRLAELGDAAPAHEKARAEMLVADARAAVKDEAGVERVRPLTSELQQVLAGLASHQGASATGGGPGQDTDTGGPTTDGRGADDVIDAEFDKG, encoded by the coding sequence ATGGCCAAGGCAGTGGGCATCGACCTGGGCACCACCAACTCGGTGATCGCCGTGTGGGAGGGCGGCGAGCCGTCCGTCGTGCCCAACAGCGAGGGCAACCGCACGACACCGTCCGTGGTGGCCTTCACCGACACCGGGGAACGTCTGGTGGGCCAGCTGGCCCGGCGCCAGGCGATCCTCAACCCCAAGGGCACCATCTACTCGGCCAAGAGGTTCATCGGCCGGCACTTCGACGAGGTCTCCGACGAGGCCAGGGCGGTGGCGTACGACGTCGTCGAGGGCGAGGGCGGGGCGGCCCGCTTCAAGGTGCGCGACAAGCTGTACGCACCTGAGGAGATCAGCGCTCTGGTGCTGCGCAAACTCGCCGACGACGCGTCCAAGCAGCTGGGCGAACGGGTCACGGAGGCGGTCATCACGGTGCCCGCCTACTTCAACGACGCCCAGCGCACCGCCACCAAGGACGCCGGACGGATCGCCGGACTGGAGGTGCTGCGGATCATCAACGAGCCGACCGCGGCCGCCCTCGCGTACGGCATGGACAAGAAGGAGCACGAGACCGTCCTCGTCTTCGACCTGGGCGGCGGCACCTTCGACGTGAGCATCCTCGACGTCGGCGACGGCGTGGTGGAGGTGCGCTCCACCGCCGGCGACAGCCACCTGGGCGGCGACGACTTCGACCGGCGTCTGGTGGACTACCTCGCGGACGACTTCCAGAAGGACAACGGCATCGACCTGCGCAAGGACCCGCAGGCGCTGCAACGACTGTTCGAGGCGGCGGAGAAGGCCAAGACCGAGCTCAGTTCGGTGACGCAGACTCAGGTCAGCCTGCCGTTCATCACCGCCGACGCCTCGGGCCCCAAGCACCTCACCGACTCGATCATGCGGTCCACGTTCGAGCAGATCACCGGCGACCTGGTGGAGCGCTGCCTCGGACCGGTGGAGCAGGCGATGGCCGACGCGAAGGTCGGCGAAAACGACATCGACGAGGTCATCCTCGTCGGCGGTTCCACCCGCATCCCCGCCGTCCAGGCTCTGGTCCGCCGGCTGACCGGCGGCAAGGAACCCAACATGAGCGTCAACCCCGACGAGGTCGTGGCCCTGGGCGCCGCGATCCAGGCCGGGGTGCTCAAGGGCGAGGTCAAGGACGTCCTGCTGCTCGACGTCACACCTCTGTCGCTGGGCGTGGAGACGCGAGGCGGAGTGATGACGAAGATCGTCGAGCGGAACACCACCATCCCGGTGCGCCGCAGCGAGACCTTCTCCACCGCCGAGGACAACCAGCCGGCCGTCGACGTGGTGGTCCTCCAGGGCGAGCGCGAGCGCGCCGCCGACAACCGGGCGCTGGGCCGGTTCCAGCTCACCGACATCCGGCAGGCGCCGCGGGGCGAACCACAGGTCGAGGTCACCTTCGACATCGACGCCAACGGCATCCTCGACGTCAAGGCCCGCGACCGGGACACCGGCAAGGAACAGGGCATCACCATCAGCGAGAGCTCCAACCTGGACCGCAGCGAGGTCGAACGCATGGTCCAGGAGGCCGAGCGCAACCAGGGCCAGGACCAGGCACTCCGCGAGGCCGTCGACGCCCGCAACGAACTCGACGCCGTCGCGTACCAGGTCGAGAAGCGTCTCGCCGAACTGGGCGACGCGGCGCCCGCGCACGAGAAGGCACGCGCCGAGATGCTCGTGGCCGACGCCCGGGCGGCGGTCAAGGACGAGGCGGGCGTGGAGCGCGTGCGGCCTCTGACCTCCGAACTCCAGCAGGTGCTCGCCGGGCTGGCATCCCATCAGGGCGCCTCCGCCACGGGCGGCGGTCCCGGCCAGGACACCGACACCGGTGGTCCCACGACCGACGGTCGCGGTGCCGATGATGTCATCGACGCCGAGTTCGACAAGGGCTGA
- the grpE gene encoding nucleotide exchange factor GrpE, with protein sequence MPAHPQEPGRAASDPDVRVPESAGPPPREDLPRPGPPRPEAANGEPGPDAAGPTPAEDEYTTAIRELEDRWRRALADLDNLRKRHARELERERAVERSRTAAAFLPVLDNLELALTHAGADPGAIVEGIRAVRDQAVNVLELLGYPRHAETGVPFDPARHEVVGVVQDPDAPPGTVVEVLRPGYGDGERQLRPAAVTVAKRE encoded by the coding sequence ATGCCCGCCCACCCTCAGGAACCCGGCCGGGCCGCGTCGGATCCGGACGTGCGGGTCCCGGAAAGCGCCGGACCTCCTCCTCGCGAGGATCTGCCCCGACCGGGCCCGCCCCGGCCCGAAGCGGCGAACGGTGAACCGGGACCCGATGCCGCCGGCCCCACGCCTGCCGAGGACGAGTACACGACCGCGATCCGGGAACTGGAGGACCGCTGGCGGCGCGCACTCGCCGACCTCGACAACCTTCGCAAGCGTCACGCCAGGGAACTGGAGCGCGAACGGGCGGTCGAGCGGTCCCGCACGGCGGCCGCCTTCCTGCCCGTCCTCGACAACCTCGAACTCGCCCTGACCCACGCCGGCGCCGATCCGGGCGCGATCGTGGAGGGCATCCGAGCCGTACGCGACCAAGCGGTGAACGTCCTCGAACTGCTCGGCTACCCGCGGCACGCGGAGACCGGCGTCCCCTTCGACCCGGCCCGGCACGAGGTGGTCGGCGTCGTCCAGGACCCCGACGCCCCACCGGGCACCGTCGTCGAGGTGCTGCGCCCCGGCTACGGTGACGGCGAACGGCAGCTCAGGCCCGCCGCCGTGACGGTCGCGAAGCGGGAGTGA
- a CDS encoding DnaJ C-terminal domain-containing protein: MARDFYEVLGVSRTASQDEIQQAYRKLARKYHPDVNKDPAAEERFKDLNEAYSVLSDPKTRARYDRFGEDFRKIPEDFDERVAAGAGGGFRGRTAGGGGPRVRYATGFGDGFGAEGIDIEDLLGSMFGGGVGRGGVPGADQEAELPLTVEEAYRGGRRTVTLAGPTGQPRRYEVDVPPGVTDGQRIRLAGEGGRGSGDAAAGDLYLRVRIQPHPQFRLDGRDVHVQVPVAPWEAALGATVPVPTPGGGTAKVTVPAGSSSGRRLRLRGEGMPNPRGANGDLYAELRVMVPPVLSDRERELFEELAATSSFDPRRTR; the protein is encoded by the coding sequence ATGGCACGGGACTTCTACGAGGTGCTGGGCGTGTCGCGGACCGCGAGCCAGGACGAGATCCAGCAGGCATACCGGAAACTCGCCCGCAAGTACCACCCCGACGTCAACAAGGACCCCGCGGCGGAGGAACGCTTCAAGGACCTCAACGAGGCATACAGCGTCCTGTCCGATCCCAAGACCCGAGCCCGCTACGACCGCTTCGGCGAGGACTTCCGCAAGATCCCCGAGGACTTCGACGAGCGGGTCGCGGCCGGAGCGGGCGGCGGCTTCCGCGGTCGGACCGCGGGCGGTGGCGGTCCTCGCGTCCGGTACGCCACCGGCTTCGGGGACGGCTTCGGCGCGGAGGGCATCGACATCGAGGACCTGCTCGGCTCCATGTTCGGAGGCGGCGTCGGCCGAGGCGGCGTCCCCGGAGCGGACCAGGAGGCCGAACTGCCGCTCACCGTCGAGGAGGCGTACCGAGGCGGCCGTCGCACCGTCACCCTCGCCGGCCCCACCGGGCAGCCGCGGCGGTACGAGGTCGACGTGCCGCCGGGCGTCACCGACGGGCAGCGCATCCGGCTGGCGGGCGAGGGTGGCCGGGGCAGCGGTGACGCCGCCGCGGGCGACCTGTACCTGCGGGTACGTATCCAGCCCCACCCCCAGTTCCGGCTGGACGGCCGTGACGTGCACGTCCAGGTCCCGGTCGCCCCGTGGGAGGCGGCCCTGGGCGCGACCGTGCCGGTGCCGACGCCCGGCGGCGGCACGGCCAAGGTCACGGTGCCCGCGGGCTCGTCCAGCGGCCGGCGGCTGCGGCTGCGCGGCGAGGGCATGCCGAACCCGCGCGGCGCGAACGGCGACCTGTACGCCGAACTCCGCGTCATGGTGCCTCCCGTCCTCAGCGACCGGGAGCGCGAACTGTTCGAGGAGCTCGCCGCCACTTCCTCGTTCGACCCCAGGAGGACGCGATGA
- a CDS encoding chaperone modulator CbpM — MNDRPAGAGGIGRSAVGARPVRTGVDITASTAVRYALVPVPRLSLAAVALRSGLHPDLIRRFVALGLVDAERDPAGRLVFAPSAPAVLARIQRLRAGLCLNYASIGLVLDLLDRISLLEAALRGRGTRSETPPWT, encoded by the coding sequence ATGAACGACCGACCCGCAGGAGCGGGAGGCATCGGCCGGAGCGCCGTGGGCGCCCGTCCGGTCCGAACGGGCGTCGACATCACCGCCTCGACGGCTGTCCGGTACGCGCTCGTGCCCGTCCCCAGGCTCTCCCTGGCCGCCGTGGCCCTTCGCTCGGGCCTCCACCCCGATCTGATCCGCCGGTTCGTCGCCCTCGGGCTGGTCGACGCCGAACGCGACCCCGCGGGGCGGCTGGTGTTCGCCCCCTCGGCCCCGGCGGTTCTCGCCCGTATCCAGCGGCTGCGCGCCGGCCTCTGCCTCAACTACGCATCCATCGGCCTGGTGCTCGACCTGCTCGACCGCATCAGCCTGCTCGAAGCCGCCCTGCGCGGCCGCGGCACGAGGAGTGAAACACCCCCATGGACATGA